Proteins co-encoded in one Garra rufa chromosome 7, GarRuf1.0, whole genome shotgun sequence genomic window:
- the LOC141338754 gene encoding afadin- and alpha-actinin-binding protein-like, whose amino-acid sequence MSPSRLYSASVMSPLPLSSFNVSSNFCTEENISECILYINQELSSLCFPPIFRNSDDIRDLDAVVALNNIHDLLQLHRRAVGMMEELEVEQLKSSSDLHYQHLTNSRLKDQLELSKKENMRLHERERQLENNLKTLQNGLKDSKEEIQRLQGIIASRATQYNHDIKRREREHNRVKERLNQLLIARKENKQGMEVLNYVGRSDGRRCLWKTGKTESRHEGEMYKTLLNEFDNRQRELMVENIELKKVLQQMKREMVGVLNSKKTCQKEEKQSNNTDQSTLQTNSDDDEPLKGPLEMSCDHAREKLTNSIRQQWRKLKHHVERLDSQASMVQDGDSEEMITKQLHEEEMERLKLEIQQCKEFIQTQQQLLQQQLNTPCDEETAAVLNDSYMLEEKERLKEEWRVFEEHRKNFDMERRNFTEAAIRLGHERKCFEDDRAMWLKHQFLNTTFADQMKPQSHRTDDFSKHSGHEEKLISISGKVSKSHL is encoded by the exons ATGTCTCCTTCAAGACTATACTCAGCATCGGTCATGTCTCCTCTGCCTTTAAGTTCTTTCAATGTCTCGAGCAACTTCTGCACAGAAGAGAATATCTCTGAATGCATTCTGTACATCAATCAG GAGTTGTCGTCTCTGTGCTTTCCACCAATTTTCCGCAACTCGGATGACATCCGTGATCTGGATGCTGTGGTTGCCCTAAACAACATACATGACTTGCTTCAGCTACACCGTCGCGCTGTTGGAATGATGGAGGAGCTGGAGGTGGAGCAGCTCAAGTCCAGCAGTGACCTCCATTACCAACATCTCACCAACTCCAGGCTAAAG GACCAGCTTGAACTTTCCAAAAAGGAAAACATGCGCTTGCACGAGCGAGAGCGTCAGCTGGAAAATAATTTAAAGACTTTGCAAAACGGTCTAAAAGATTCAAAAGAAGAG ATACAAAGGCTGCAGGGTATCATTGCAAGTCGTGCCACACAATACAACCATGACATTAAAAGAAGAGAAAGGGAGCACAACAGAGTAAAGGAGCGCCTCAATCAACTACTCATTGCCAGAAAGGAAAATAAACAAG GAATGGAAGTTTTAAATTATGTTGGAAGGTCAGATGGGAGGAGATGTCTTTGGAAAACTGGAAAAACTGAATCCAG acatGAGGGAGAGATGTACAAAACTCTACTCAATGAATTTGATAACCGCCAGAGGGAGCTAATGGTGGAAAACATAGAGCTGAAGAAGGTGCTTCAACAGATGAAAAGAGAGATGGTGGGGGTTTTAAATTCAAAGAAAACATGCCAAAAGGAAGAGAAACAAAGCAATAACACTGATCAG TCGACTCTGCAGACAAATTCAGATGATGATGAACCCTTGAAAGGACCTCTTGAGATGTCATGTGATCATGCTCGAGAGAAACTCACCAACAGCATTCGTCAGCAGTGGAGGAAACTCAAACACCATGTGGAACGATTGGACAGCCAAG CATCCATGGTGCAAGATGGAGACAGTGAAGAGATGATCACCAAACAACTCCATGAGGAGGAGATGGAGAGGCTCAAACTAGAAATCCAGCAGTGCAAAGAGTTCATTCAGACTCAACAACAACTTCTGCAA CAACAGCTCAACACACCATGTGATGAGGAGACCGCAGCCGTTCTGAATGACTCCTACATGCTGGAAGAGAAGGAGCGCTTGAAAGAAGAGTGGAGAGTGTTTGAGGAACATAGGAAAAACTTTGACATGGAAAGGAGAAATTTCACAGAGGCTGCCATCAGATTGGGCCATGAG AGAAAATGTTTTGAGGACGATCGTGCAATGTGGCTCAAACATCAGTTTCTGAACACAACATTTGCGGACCAAATGAAACCACAAAGTCACAGGACAGATGATTTTTCAAAGC ACTCTGGTCATGAAGAGAAACTGATTTCAATTTCTGGTAAAGTCAGCAAATCCCATCTTTAG